One Aquificaceae bacterium genomic window carries:
- the yihA gene encoding ribosome biogenesis GTP-binding protein YihA/YsxC, protein MRVRFVGSFFENFPEDELRHVVFVGRSNVGKSSLINMLVGQDIARVSKEPGRTRAINFFLLEEYDLYLVDLPGYGYAKVSKRLRDEWKRVIENYFHTCWRNIKLVVLLIDSLVGPTELDMESIQWLQSLRLPYVIALTKCDRASQKEISSSLKRLREVSDAEVVLTSSKEGKGKRELLKYVLS, encoded by the coding sequence ATGAGGGTTAGGTTTGTAGGGAGCTTTTTTGAAAATTTTCCAGAAGATGAGCTAAGGCATGTGGTCTTTGTGGGAAGGTCAAACGTGGGAAAGTCCTCTTTGATAAACATGCTCGTAGGGCAGGACATAGCAAGAGTAAGCAAGGAACCGGGTAGAACAAGAGCTATAAACTTTTTCCTGCTTGAAGAGTATGACCTATACCTTGTAGACTTGCCGGGTTATGGATATGCTAAGGTTTCAAAAAGGCTAAGGGATGAATGGAAAAGGGTCATAGAAAACTACTTCCATACCTGCTGGAGGAATATAAAGCTGGTAGTTCTGCTCATTGATAGTCTTGTAGGTCCTACAGAGCTTGATATGGAAAGCATCCAATGGTTACAGAGCCTTAGACTTCCTTATGTCATAGCTCTTACCAAGTGCGACAGAGCAAGCCAAAAGGAGATTAGCTCAAGTCTAAAGAGGTTAAGGGAAGTGTCCGACGCAGAGGTGGTCTTGACCTCTTCAAAGGAAGGCAAGGGCAAAAGGGAGCTTTTGAAATATGTTCTCAGTTAA